The genomic interval AGCAAGGCTGCTGCGGACAACGATGGCAGCGGGTCGGAGAGCGGCTACACCACTCCTAAAAAGCGCAGGGCGAGGCGCTTCAGTATAAAAGGCTCAGATAGTGGAATTTGGGAAAAGGAGAAGGCTGGGCAACGTGGAGTACTCTCTTATTCCAAGCAGGACCCAGAGCCCTCAGGCCAAGAGGTGGCTGGGAAAGTGGTGAACTCTAGACCTAATTGCACCAGGACTTGCCTTAAACCAGAGGTGCACACAGGTGTTCATCGCACAGGCGTCACGGAGATGACACTTGCGGGTGAGGCGCAGTGCAAAAACTCTGACACTAAGGCCTCGGGCCCCGTTAGCAAAAAGACTGATGATAAGGCCAGTAAAGCCAAGCTCTCCTCCTCAGTGACCTCAAAAGAGGACTCGTGGACCTTGTTCAAACCTCCGCCAGTGTTTCCGGTGGACAACAGCACTGCTAAGATAGTGCCCAAGATTAGTTATGCAAGCAAAGTCAAGGAGAACCTCAACAAAGCCACGCAGGCCAGTGCGGAGGCAGCTACTGCTCAGGCGTCGATAAAGATCTCCCAGGTCCCCATGTCTGCTGTAAAAACGGTCAATTCCACCACATTTACCAACGGCCCTGTTTCGGGGGAGGCTAACGGGTGCCCCTCAGAGGGAACGTTGTTCAACTCCGCTGCTAGCACTGCTCCTCCGGCCTCCTCTGACATGGGAGAAGAGAATGTAGAGTCTGTTTCAGATGACGGTTGTGTGTCCTCAGTCTGTCCCTCAGCTTCAGAGCCAAGAAAACCTAGTCTTTTTGTTTACCCTCTTAAACCTTTAAATATGCAAACTGTGCTCCCTAGTGCCCGGCACACAGATGCCCCTGCTGCTCAGACAAATCAGAAAGCCCTCGGGGACATCTTCCAGAACCAGTGGGGCCTGTCCTTCATCAACGAGCCAAACGCAGGCCCCGACGGTGTGACCCCTTCCCGGCCTGCCGTGGCCCTCCAGGCCGCGGACATCACATTTCAGGGCGAAAGCCTTCCGTTCTTTGGCCAGCCAGGCCTGAACCCCACTTCGGCGGTCTCTCTTCCAGAGCCTCATGAGGCAGAGGAAAGGACTAGTGGAGCAGGCGTGGCTTCAAGAAGCCACTCCCCATCTCGCACCACTGCCGAGGGGCAGCCACGTGCTCTGCCGGAGGTACAGAAGGTGGAGAGCAGAATTCCAGAGGTTTCCCGTATGGACATGGACACGGAGCATGTAGTGAGCCCTCTTGTTAACACCTCTGTGGGGTTTTCCAAGGAACACGCTTGCACAAAGGGCCAGGACAGAGCAAATGGCTGCGGCCTGTGTGATCTGCAAGATGCTGTATTTTACCACACTAAAGGTACTGATTTCTTCTGCTTTAGTACCAGTGTAAATGAGATCAATGTTTTAATAGTTTGCTATAATTACTTTTTGTAAgtaaaaatgcaattaattatgttttctttcttaaatgtaccttttttttttattattgttgcactgttttttgtttttgttttttaaagtgaagTTGTATAGATAAAATGAAGTGGATATAAACTATAAAAGATTGCTTAGCTAAAAatatcagtagtgtttgagAGAGTCTATATTTTGTCTTGCAGAGTTTGAATATCTCATCACTCTTCAAAAGCAAGGTAGGTGGACATCCTCTTCAGCCCAGCAGTGTAGTTTTGTGTAGTGATTCACTTGTATAAAAATAGCTGCCTAatggctgtaaaaaaaaaaaacaaaaccctgcaATGCCAATTTTGTGCTTCCATAATGTTTGGCTATTCTGCAAGTTACATTTCACTTGTATGAGGTTAAACACATCCTCTCATTACATCAGCTTGTGTATTTCTTGTCCTGTTCCCGAGACCTCAGGCAGGTTATTTAGTTTGTCTTTTGGTTCACTGGTTTTATTGCTAAGTCAGTTTCTTTAACTGTTCTAGATCCAAAAAGGGTGGTGTGTTACAGAGAGTCCATGGACAGACCAGATCATTGATATTCTGAGTACCAGGGCTGGGTTTGCTCCACCGTGGGCGCTGTAGTCGGATCTGACCCAGATGCGCTCTCCTTGGAATCAACTCGGAACCCGTTTTCTCTGTCCAACCAGAAGAAATTAAGGAATGCAACAGGAATGGCAGTCCGTCGGGAAGGGATGAATCTTGTACTCACGGAGACTCGGATTTCTGCGACGAGCTGTCCGGAGGCATCGGGACTACAGACAAATTCGTACGCTGTAGCAAAAAGGGTATCGAGGGGGTTTTGGAGTGCCACTCATGCACCTTTCTTGAGCGGAAGTGTGGTGAGCTCAGTAGCTCAGGAGGTGCTCCACGCAGCCCTGAGAGGAACTAGGAGACCCACAGTGGATGCCTCAGTCGTTAGGTTTCTTCCTGCGTGCAAATCGGTTCAAGTATATCTGATCATCTGAGTtgcttttctttgtcatttttaatcagTGCATATAAACAAGTCGGCAAGCATAAATTCTGATTGAAATATACCCCAAAAGAGATTCATCTTAAAAAATGAGCTCTTTTCAATGTAATCATAGCACCCAGCATCAGGGGTGGGCACGCATCCCCTCACTGCCCTGCGGCAGTAGAAAATTGAGTTCTAATGTTGTGTATTATGGGAAATGACCATAAATTGGTATTGcctgactaaaaaaaaaaaaaaaaaaaaaaaattccctctctttctctccctgctttAAATTGATCTTCTGGCCCACGAACAAAAGCCTGGTGTGATGGTGGACTGTCAGCTCAGAGTTGCACCATTTTGTAGCAGACGTTTGCCTGCAAGCCTAGCATACATTTTAACGCTAGATTCTCAAACtgagtgtttgggggggggggggggggggggggggggtctttttgtttgtttgttttttaattgttcctttgctttgtgatgtgtttttatttctgcagaAGCCCTTGCACAGAAGTAATTTAGGTTTCAGTATTATTAACTACCATTCAGTCAAATTGCTTCACAGAGTATAGGGTATGGAGGTTCCGGTCATCTTTCTCACGGTTTCAGTAGgcgtctttttaaaaatattacttgAAGTGCACAGCAGGTCATTGAGTTGCATGGAAAATAAGTTTTACCTACTGGGAAAAGCCCGTAACAAAAGAGTATGCAATGTTCTCGGTTAGAATCACCCGAGTGATACCAAGCTGACCCGGTCGAGTTTCACCAACAATTGCAGCAAACAAATTACTTCAGCGTTACAGTTTTCAAAAAAAAGTAGGCATGTGCTGAAAGAACTCTGCCCTGACCTCTTTGTTACTGTTGGCATGGATTTCATTAGGTCACTCAACTGTAATTTTAACCCTAATATTTCTTTGCACATTTTATCATCGCGATAGCTGATGTTGTTGTAGCCGAGTGCAGACTGAAACCGTTGTAGGTTAGAGAAAGGCAATACTGAGCAGTCAGTGTGAGTGCacgcattgttttgttttttttgttgtttttttttttattaaagccTTCTACTGTGACATTTCATGAGCAAGGCCTTTATGTAGAACTGTATGGTTCACTGTGTCTAGAAGTATCATTAAATTTTCAGTTTCTCTTAGTCATCTTGGCCAGACAGACCAAAGATTGGGCTTCATTATAGATGCTGATTTAGTCATTTTAACCATCTCCTAGGCTTGGTTGGAATAAGCAACCTTTTCTTGCCACAGGGGCGTTTAACTTTTATTACCAAGCAGGGGGTATTTGGTTTATCATGTTGAGTAATAGCACTTTATGTAAACATGTTTCAAAAATGACTTCACCTCTCTAACACTTAACATGACTTACTAACTCCTGCATAGAATGGCTTTGAGCTGTTGTGCTTAAATAGAATAATTAACTCTTTACTCAGGTAGAATTGGGAAAGCCATTACAAAGcagaataataaatatatattttttccttccTTCACAAGGTGCAGAATAATCCTGCCTAGTTTTCTTTGTCCAGCGTTACTCTCCAGTCGTCGTCTCTCATTTGCCATGCAGAAAATCTGAAATCCGCGATATTTGCTTCCCCCCCTCACTGCTGTGCCACTACAGGCAAAGAGCAGCAGTCTCCGTGACACTGACTCTCAAAGAGCCTGTCCTTTTCCGTGGCTTTGACCCAGCAGTGGGTCCTTCTTGGATTTGTTGGGATGCTGTTATTCTTTCCTGTGTGCCCCATCACATGCAGTAGCAGGGAGCTTCTGTGGTCGAGGGTGTTCTTTCACACTGTGTGGCACAAaaggctgtttttttgttttgttttttgttttgttttgtttttgtttttttgttctgtctctCAAGGAAGGCCGTGGCAAAGAGGGACACAAGAGGCGGTCTGCGCCTCCGCCGTGGAGCAGGGCTGTTCAGAAGCCAACCGCAAGCCTGCTTCGTCACCCAAGCGATGAAtgctgcctgtgtgcatgttatTGAGAAATGTTTGATATTTCACAACATGTagctttgtctctgtcttttcttggataacctttttgttttacctTGATTTACTTATTCTTAATGGTTATTTGAGGATGTGTTTTCTCTGCTAATTTGAGGgatattttctttctctaaaGGCTGGTTGGTTTGTCTCCTCTACATGTTGGCAGTCTTCAGGTTGACATCCTAATCATTGCAGTGGCCTTTATGGTCTATAGTAGTAATTATTTCTGCCACTTGAGGCTCCTATGGGGATGAAACACATTTGGAGATTTGAAGTAGCTTGTCTATGGAATAGTTTGGAAGTCTcaagtgagagaaaatgagaaaggcTATATCTCTGATACATGTTTCATAAACTTTTACCAAATAAGTGTAATTGTACGGTCTTAATTTGTCTGACTGCCCACTTAATCTGTACATCTAGAGTAGTGTTCTGCTAAAACAAAAACTTAAAGCAGTTTACATCAGTTGTTTGGGTTTCCTCACTTCATTTCCAGTTGTCATTGATTTTCACACTGattaataaactatttttatcTGAAAAACGGGTTAGATTACAGAGAAGTACTAGTTATCAAAAGGGGAACCCctaaatatattttcacagcacttatttcatttttggCTATAATCTTACAAACATGCAGAAACTGTGTAATTTGgtcttatttgttattttagtggctgcaTTGTAGCTGTTGAATCTAAGTATGATCAAGACTGTGGAGTCGATATTGAGATGTGAGGTTCTTTGCTGGTCTGAACAAGGCTATGGGGTTGATATTGAGCTGTGAGGTGCTTTGCAGGTATGGTGCCTCAAGGCCtgtaatgcgtgtgtgtgtgtcctgaagATGTGCAATGGTATTTAGACGCTTTGTGCAGGTGTGGGTGAGGCCAACTCGGCCCCTCCCCAAACCTGcgtcgtgtgtatgtgtggcaaCTCTACTTAAGATATGCAAAATCTGGATGGCCAAGACTCCTGTTGAACTGATGCAGGTGCCTGAACAGACAGTTTTATTTAGCTGCGTTTAGTTATTTAGCtgatggttttgtttcttttgcagggggttttttgtttgttttttttaaataatcagtGCCATGATTTCTTATCTTTGATGAACagtctttgtttgctttttctttatgCTGTCAATTTTTTTAGTTGCTGATATTTCTTTCCTACCTAAACCCTGGACATGCAGTGACATCTTTGTTTGATGCCACCAGTGTACACTTACAGTGGATGTCATTTAGGGTTGTAGGCCCGTGGTGATTAACGGGCACAGAGCGGTGTAGGACTTTGGGGCCGAACACTAAATCCATCCTCTAGCTTTGGCCCCACCCTCTTTTGgttggggtttggggggggggggttgttttccttttctttttagcTCTTTAATGTATTTCCTATATCCGTGTCAGATAATTAACTTCAGATTCTGTGTTACATAAGCAGATTTTCCTTTGTTGTCATTTGAATTGTCTATTATTTATGTTCAATGCACAAAGCTAGAACTTCTAACTACTCTTAACGTAATAAttgggagagaggagaagccaGTTCTCAGTTTGATTCTAAAGgaatcaagtttttttttttaaacattttttagcTGGTCTGGTTGAAGGTTTATGGTGACTGATGTTATTCTGAACCCTTGTTGCGGCCTTAGAGCACGGACCCGGGGAGTACTAGCCTGGCTGACTTGGGTGCTGTTAGCTCACTTACCGTGCTCTTGCCATAGCACTCTCAGTTTCAGCCCTCGCTAGCTGAGGTTGAGCACGAGCTGGCTGATGTCTGGTAAATGGCTTCACAggagatgggggtggggaggggtaaTGGCTAAAGGCACTAGGAGTATCTCTTCACAGGGCTGCCAAAGGTACGCTAAACTTTCTCAGCAACATCCCAGTACAAGTGCTGTCTATTTATTAGTGAGGTTTGGCAACATCCGAACAAAAGGGGTTGTAGTGAAATGATGCGTGAAGAAGAATCCGACCGATCGAGTGGAAGAAATGCACCGAACACCTGATGACCCCTCAAAGTGCAGCTCACAGGGGAAGTCTGATCATGGGGAAATGCTGGATCTGTTTGGCTCCAACTGtcctgtttgtttctgctgGCTTGGTCTCTCGTTCATAAAGGTCGATACACATGCAAAattcactgtgttctgtgtcctcatgccgtgtgtgtgtgtgtgtgtgtgtgtgtgtgtgtgtgtgtgtgtgtgtgtgtgtgatgacagagACAAGCATCCAGAAGATTCTTAGTGTGCCAGTGTAATTGTGTAAATAACACCATGTCATGCCCATGTCCGCTCTGTCTTCTCACTGTGGCTGTCTGTCACATCATTTCATGTCATTTGGTGCATTATTTCCCTCCCGGTTATTCAATCAGTTTTCACATCTGAACGGTGACACCATTAGAATTTTCAAGGCCATAGCAACAATTGAccctttgtttttttcactttaaaaagaaCTAAAAGAAAAGGACTATGTGCTGTAATTGAAATTGTGAAACTTTCTGGATGTCTCAAATGCGTCACAtgaataaatgttctttttttgcataCGAGCATGAAAATGTCCTTTTCAGCTTCcataacaatgtaataaattCAAACGAGATTCAGtgttttcacaatttttttgtCCCCATTAAACTGTtgaatttatttgaatgttGGGCGTCTTGTGTGTTGAGTATAATTATGAAACGGCCAAGGAAAAATTTCCCCCCATGCTGCTTTGTTGTCATTTTCCACCTCAGGCTTTTAAGCTCCTGACCGAGGGAATAACTCGAGTTTTCTTTCCTTCAGCGTTCCTGGAAGCACAGGCGCAATAGGAAAACTACTCTGCTTCCACAGGTTTACAAAGGACTCACAATATCTGTAGCCTTGGTATGCATGTAACATCCACAGATGCTTTTAACATTAACAGTTTGATTAAGAAATGGACTAGTGATCACTGAAGTTCCTGCAAATTTGTGACGCCAGCTCTCTGGCGTGGTAGAGCAGTCTTACAGAGAGCTCATGTAATGGTCTGAAATAGCAGGGGAACAGATGGGCCCTGCATGTCCTGTTTTTAGACTACTATGTAATCCACTCGTACTGCTGATTGATGGCTGTAAGTGTGCTATTCATGTCCTAATCATAGTCTTTTATTGACTGTTTTCAAACCCTATCAACTGCTTTTGTTGCTAGCTTTCAATGTACCcagattaaaatgattaaaaataataataataaaatacctcTGCGTGCTGAAAGGTTGAGATTGGCCAGAACATTATTCCGTTATTCTTGAGAAGCTTCATACTGTCCTTTGGCAGCAGTAACTGATGGTTGATCCTAACTGTAATGAAAGATTCAGATAGTTTTCCTTCCCTTCAAGATTTACTTTTAAGGTCATCTCCTTCctgtcttcttttttatttatttatgttcttgGCTGCATTCGTGTGCGCTTTCCCTGCTAACGCCACTGGGACCTGTGTACAAGCCAGCCGGACGATACCATTAAAACTGATCTGGAAAAGATTCCGAAAGCGTTGAGTGCTTTCCCTCAGCTGTAACAGGCTGACTATAGACACCAGCAGACACGCGTGTCTGCGGTTTCCTGCAGCGTCTGTATGTAGTTAACTCCCTGCACGGATCTTTGTGCCCGATACAGAGGGCCATTCTGATAACACGATGCTGCGCCCACGATGCCGCACCACACGGTTTCGTCAGAGTAGCATGAGTCTTGAACCgcaaaacatttctgaattttAGACAAATATCTACAGTGGACCTTGACTGCGTATACATCCTTTTGCAGCTCGTCTCACAAGTCAACACCTTCTAGGATAGTCAAGGTTTTGAGAGGGCGGTTTGTTTCATTACCTGGCTTGCTTTCTGCCAATGCGACCACACGCACTTGGGTCAGGGCCGTGCTCGGGTTCAAATTCACGGAGTAAAATATCTGCTGTTTTACGCCCCAGCCGCTGAGCTCTGTAACTGCTGACTGCACTGTCTGTCTTGCACTGAACTTTCTTTGTACTGGGCTGAGACTTGGAACTGTCCTACACACAGTACGTGTGTTAAGATGCTGCCTCCGCTGCTGAACTGTCTTTGCAAGTCTCAGGGTgtgtttatctatctatctatctatctatctatctatctatctatctatctatttatttatttattcattcattcattcattcattcattcattcattcattttgccTAGTCAGTACTAGCGGAAAATTCTGTGCCTGGCACCCGTGGTTTATGTACTTTCTTTAAATTCGACTGTTGGCTGATGAGCTCAAAGCACTATGAATAATTACAGTTGGTATACGCCAATGTTTAATCAGACACGGTTAGGTTTTTTCTCTTGAGCCTGCATTGCGTTATGGCCGGGCACGTTTTGTTAGTTAAGATCTCTTGTTAATTgtcacatttataaacaacttATTTCATTCAGCCTATTAATCTATTTCACCTGAAAAACGATCATTTGCAGCCAGGTGTAACGTCAATTTAGGAGCCAAAAACCTTCTAAAGCTGACTGACTGATTCCCACATCATTCCCATAGCATCGTCTTTTCTGTAGTGTAACCAGGCCTTTTTAGTTGTCATTTATTTGGTGCTCCTTCCATGTTTTGGGGACTTATATAGTTCAGCCCACTTGGGGTAGAGTTTCATTAATTTAATCGACTTTATGCCCAAATACAGATGTAGGCACCATAGCTTGTAGCAGAATCGATCATTTTTGACGCCTGCACACACTGTGCTTCTCCTCCTTTCATCAGATGTGGCACACTAGCCACTTTTGACCACTAGGTGCCACTCAACATAAAGCTTTTGCTTAGAAATTACAATTACTGGATGTTGTCTTCTTCAGAATACCTTTGCAAGGTGATccacatttgacattttatatgtTCATAACAGAAGCCAGCATGAATGTCattttatagatagatagatagatagatacatacatacatacatacacacacgcatgcatgcatgcagtgttTCAGAAAAACAGGACATATCAGACAGAGGgccttcatcaactgtgcaagcaaagtgcaacTAAATTAGCACTcgtatgtattttatattccTGGTTAATATTGTTTATACTCTTATACAGTGTGGATCCACTATATTACGTTGCACATGGTAGCCTGGGAACGTCAGGAAGGCCCTCCCCTTAGCGCCCGTCTCCCCTTTAATCAAATTCTATGGCCTATTCCAGACAACACACAGTACACCAGCTCCAGCTTGTAAAACTTTGCCTGATTAATGTAattagagggagaaaaaaaatactgactATACTGCCAGtgctcaaaatgtttttttctttttttatatttatttatttttaatttttttccaggaATCACCCGAGGAGCTCTTTAACGCGTATGCAAAAGCCCTTCCGATAAAGCAGCCACGAGCACGTGCTCGTGGCTCTGACGAGTTTAATTAGTGGCGTGCAGCATTccggaaagggggggggggcgccgGATTCAGAGGGCAGCACTGCGAAGGGCCTCATCAAGACCCTCATTGATTAATGAAGACACACTTAGTCATCCCCATTATCTCCACCTCTGATAAAAGACACTCCGGCTGCTCGGACTCACCGCACACTGAAAGACCCTCCCTGGTCCCTGCGGGTTAGTAGACTTGGGTCACACGCTTGCATATGCACAATCATTATATAaccattgcatttttttttatatatcttgACATTTTTTATATCTTGCAACGGCTACGAAAGTTTGTGCAAGCAGAAGTGCAGTAATTGCCTCGTTTCAGAGCCGTTCCGTGGGGAAGCATGCGGCTGGCCTTCAGCACAGCCTGTCTGCTTTGGTTTGTGGCTCTGTCCTTTGACGAATTGGATCTGTTCATCGGTGGTCTGTGCTTCGTTGCAGCCCAGCTCAGAGAACGAGTCATCATACGCATTTCTGCCAAAACTCCCAGATTTTCCTTTTACTAGACCAAAGTGAGTCTGTCTGATGACATCAGTCTGCTCATGTAGACAGCTGGTGGGACGGGCCTGTACCTTCAAGGTATTTTGTGGACAGATTTGGCTGGTGGCATTGTATTAGGAGCCCAGCGGTAGGTACCGCTATGCCTCTTTTTAAAACTATTCCACACACTGGTGGCCCCGAGCGGAACACTGGATGGTTAAATGGATGAATGTGTCATGGTGGGTTGAAGTCAGTGGAAAAGGGATGAGAAATGTCACCGTCGTCTGAGGTCAAGGGGCAgccacaaagccacacacagacatccgGGGCCTCTGTTCTTAAACTGCACACCATCGATCTGTTCTGCGACTCTCCCGCGCTCCCTAAGCAGCGCCTGACCTCATTGCTCGCCCTACCCCCAACTGCCGGACAACTGccggacacgcacgcacgcatgcatgctcgCGCGCACCTTGTTCTCGAGCATCTGACTGGGCAGTTTCCCTTTGCGTTCGATATCCTCGCGCCTTCTCCTCCTCGAGCCTCTGTGGCACGCGAGTGAGAGCGCGAGCGCCAAGGTCGAGTCTCCCTGCAGCTTGTCCGGCGAGGCCGTGGCGGCGCGTTTAGTCGGCcgagagcacacaaacacattaacgCCTCCTCCCGACAGCGTCCTGCCGTATCGATCTGTTCTAGGCCTCTAACAGATGTAGGGCATTAAAAATTAAGCCTCGCTTTAAATACTTTATTCGTTCATTAATCAAACACAGATGCCACTCTGACTGCAGGGCATGTTTCGCGTGCAAAAGACTGTCATTTCCTCTATGTTTTCACGACGGTCCGTGCTGCCACACTATCGTTTACTCATCAGCTGCCGCGTATACTGTGAACCTTTTGATGCAGCCACACGTGTCACGTACTGAACTTACTCCTCGCGCCCAAAGGCGCTTCATAAGCAGGGGTCCGGCAGCTGACCTCCGAATGGCTCGTCTCGCGCGTTTTAATTGCCGTGCGCGAGCTGATTGCATTAATATGCGGCGAAGATGGAGCtgatgtgttgttgttttgctggtGGAAGAGAACTCAGCTGGTGAGCGGCACGCGGCTGGTGTCGCGCGAAGGCTGCGCTGCATTTCAAGCAGAAGAGCCGTAAACGTGTCGAGCTCGGCGCGCGGCTTACGCACTCCCCATAAACGTTTCATTCAAGTTTCCTTTTTTAAGCCAACCTGAGCACAGCAGATGTCCCAAGCACAATGATCCATCCATTGTAAACTTTCTTCCCTTTGTGAGGTGAGTGCCGGAAAGATCAAAGCAGGAATTGCTCTTCgagaatgtgtgtttttcttgGGGAATACTACAGGTACCATGAATTAAATTCGTCTTTGTTACACAATGTTACAGCTGAAAGAGACACTAGACATGATTGGTAATTGTATATGAGCAAACGGGATTGCAATCTTAAAAATGATGGTGGCTTCGTCAATGAATACAGTAGGTGTAATTTTAAGACCAAATATTTCCTTTTGAATGATTTGCAACATTTTACGCTATGTAATGACCGCCTTGAGGAGACAGCGCTGGTAGAGAGGGCTTGCATCGTGGTTGTGAGTAGACAGGGTTTAACTTTCATAGGTTAAGAGAATAAGAGCGATCGAGATTAGCCACCAATAGAATGcaagaaccttttttttaagtCCTCAAAATAAGGAAGTTTTGTTTACACGTTCTCTGTGGCTTTTGTTCTCATTTGGATGAAATAAACGTGTTAGTCAAGGATAGGACCCAGTAACTAACTATTTTTATATAGCAGTTTTGTAAGACAAAGCTGCAAAGCAGcctacttttaaataaaaatattaaaactaaatataatAGAACATTCACCACAAAAtagcaaagcaaacaaaaataaaacaaacgcAACAAGATGCGCATTAAAACACTACCTGTGATCGTGACTCATAAACGCTAAAGCAAAAAAACGCGGTTTAAGTCACTGTAGCAAACAGGCGAATAGCACGGGGAGGATATTCCATAAAAGTTTAGGGACACGAGCAGGATCGAAGCCAGCACTTCCTTATACTCCAGACACATTAGCCTTAGACAGCCTTTCCCACGCACCAAGAACTGGCGCGTTCCCGCTCGCGTTCGGGACTCATAAAGGGCTTGTTAATTAGTGGAtgtgaatcaggtgtgttgggagcaGATGAAACAACGCAGTGCATGGAAACATCAGCCTAGGAGGCATGTGTCGAGCgtgcacatctctctctctttccccatctccATCGCCTCTTTTCACTTGTCTCCTCGACTGCAGTGAGCAAATAAACAACAGTCACTGTTGCATGACTTCAAATCCACCGAGCATGGCGCTTTAATTGAGCTCTCACTCCCGCGCAGATGTGAGGGAAAACTAGACCGGCGAGCCCCGGGCTACCAAGCAGGCTTATTCAGAGGTGACTAGGAGAAACGGAGGACACAAAGGCAGCGTGTCTACTCGCTGGCCCATGtctacaaatacaaacaaaaaatactgcATCATATTTTGGGTCCAAATTATGCTTTATGTTTTGCAGTTCCTTGCTAATGCTTTATAAATGAAAGGAAATTCCCCCGAATCTAAAAGAATGAGGAGAAAGGATTTGATTTTAATCTGCACTGTATTAAGTATGTGTGATATTTCACTATTGCTCAGTTAGCCAACACCTGCCTCGACTACTTTCCTTGATTCCAAATAAATTCGGTGTGCACAG from Electrophorus electricus isolate fEleEle1 chromosome 17, fEleEle1.pri, whole genome shotgun sequence carries:
- the LOC113584461 gene encoding nuclear fragile X mental retardation-interacting protein 2-like — its product is MDSMDGNKKTSALQLCDVKPLGGKEPVISLNGDSAHSSGYIANGYSSKAAADNDGSGSESGYTTPKKRRARRFSIKGSDSGIWEKEKAGQRGVLSYSKQDPEPSGQEVAGKVVNSRPNCTRTCLKPEVHTGVHRTGVTEMTLAGEAQCKNSDTKASGPVSKKTDDKASKAKLSSSVTSKEDSWTLFKPPPVFPVDNSTAKIVPKISYASKVKENLNKATQASAEAATAQASIKISQVPMSAVKTVNSTTFTNGPVSGEANGCPSEGTLFNSAASTAPPASSDMGEENVESVSDDGCVSSVCPSASEPRKPSLFVYPLKPLNMQTVLPSARHTDAPAAQTNQKALGDIFQNQWGLSFINEPNAGPDGVTPSRPAVALQAADITFQGESLPFFGQPGLNPTSAVSLPEPHEAEERTSGAGVASRSHSPSRTTAEGQPRALPEVQKVESRIPEVSRMDMDTEHVVSPLVNTSVGFSKEHACTKGQDRANGCGLCDLQDAVFYHTKEFEYLITLQKQDPKRVVCYRESMDRPDH